The following coding sequences are from one Prochlorococcus sp. MIT 0604 window:
- a CDS encoding DUF1651 domain-containing protein, producing the protein MTSGVANVWTNFYSGSLIDTPTGWLFKKKSGLLILFESYKKSLSNNVKVYTHLFYANELGEPAQLKNSRLHSIECACETWDELVSGGWQIVTSKFH; encoded by the coding sequence ATGACATCAGGAGTAGCTAATGTTTGGACTAATTTTTATAGTGGCAGCCTTATTGACACCCCAACTGGCTGGCTGTTTAAGAAAAAAAGTGGTTTATTAATTCTTTTTGAGAGTTATAAGAAATCTCTATCAAATAATGTAAAAGTTTATACTCACCTTTTCTATGCAAATGAATTAGGTGAACCAGCCCAACTTAAAAATTCAAGACTACATTCTATTGAGTGTGCTTGCGAAACATGGGATGAATTAGTTTCAGGAGGTTGGCAAATTGTTACTAGTAAATTCCACTAA
- a CDS encoding chlorophyll a/b-binding protein → MDALTSFIVVIIAITIQFSLYAIKRLQEPLEPNYLIDKNSKKIKNYMGKFWKNAEITNGRFAMIGFLSLIINYGFFGWIIPGFI, encoded by the coding sequence ATGGATGCTCTTACTAGTTTTATAGTTGTTATCATCGCAATCACTATTCAATTCTCTTTATACGCCATCAAAAGGTTGCAGGAACCATTGGAACCAAATTATTTGATTGATAAAAATTCGAAAAAAATAAAAAACTACATGGGTAAATTTTGGAAAAATGCTGAAATAACAAATGGGAGATTTGCTATGATTGGTTTTTTATCTTTGATAATAAACTACGGTTTTTTTGGCTGGATAATACCTGGTTTTATTTAA
- a CDS encoding TIGR02450 family Trp-rich protein has product MKWPPTLCWTAPKTINGNRHFQIKAYGGKNEDRWVDIFPTKNKKDIKRILWTKLKSEWTSGWLRLEKDKD; this is encoded by the coding sequence ATGAAATGGCCTCCTACTCTGTGTTGGACAGCACCAAAAACTATTAATGGCAATAGGCATTTTCAAATTAAAGCTTATGGTGGTAAAAATGAAGATAGATGGGTTGATATTTTTCCTACCAAAAATAAAAAAGATATTAAAAGGATCCTATGGACAAAACTAAAATCCGAATGGACTTCTGGATGGTTAAGGCTCGAAAAAGATAAAGATTAA
- a CDS encoding SDR family oxidoreductase, whose translation MPTYLITGSNRGIGLELCRQIHKRGDNVIASCRKASKELRDLGVRVEENVEISSDESITNLCKKLSGVNLDCLIHNAGIYEFNSFENLDKKSILRQFEVNALSPICMTQALRHLLKRSSKVAFITSRMGSIEDNTSGSSYGYRMSKVALSMAAKSLSIDLSREDIYVAILHPGLVSTRMTGFTRNGISPEESANGLLKRIDSLNKNNSGMFWHANGEILPW comes from the coding sequence ATGCCGACTTATTTAATTACAGGATCAAATAGGGGTATTGGATTAGAATTATGTAGGCAAATTCATAAAAGGGGAGATAATGTAATTGCATCGTGCAGGAAAGCTTCAAAAGAACTTAGAGATTTAGGAGTGAGAGTTGAAGAGAATGTAGAAATTTCTTCTGATGAGTCCATAACAAATTTGTGTAAAAAATTATCTGGAGTTAATTTAGATTGCTTAATTCATAATGCAGGAATTTATGAATTTAATTCCTTCGAAAACTTAGATAAGAAAAGTATTTTGCGTCAATTTGAAGTCAATGCATTGAGCCCAATATGTATGACTCAAGCACTTAGACATCTTTTAAAAAGATCTTCTAAAGTTGCTTTTATCACAAGTAGAATGGGGTCTATTGAAGATAATACATCAGGAAGTTCTTATGGTTACAGGATGTCTAAGGTAGCCTTGTCTATGGCAGCAAAATCACTTTCCATAGATTTATCAAGAGAAGATATTTATGTAGCTATTTTGCATCCTGGGTTAGTAAGTACAAGAATGACTGGATTTACAAGAAATGGAATTAGTCCTGAAGAATCAGCAAATGGCCTTTTAAAACGTATTGATTCTTTAAATAAAAATAACTCGGGGATGTTTTGGCATGCCAACGGAGAAATTTTGCCCTGGTAA